Proteins encoded by one window of Desulfovibrio ferrophilus:
- a CDS encoding RNA recognition motif domain-containing protein, with translation MSKKLYVGNLPWSATESDVREAFEAYGEVTSVKLIEDRETGRPRGFGFVEMEDAGAIEAIENLDGRDFGGRNLKVNEAKPREERPRW, from the coding sequence ATGTCTAAAAAGCTCTATGTTGGTAACCTGCCTTGGTCCGCTACTGAATCTGATGTGCGCGAGGCTTTTGAGGCCTACGGTGAAGTGACTTCCGTCAAGCTGATCGAAGATCGTGAGACTGGTCGTCCCCGTGGTTTTGGCTTTGTGGAAATGGAAGACGCTGGCGCTATCGAGGCGATTGAAAATCTGGACGGCAGGGATTTCGGCGGTCGTAACCTCAAGGTGAACGAGGCCAAGCCTCGCGAGGAACGCCCCCGTTGGTAG
- a CDS encoding STAS domain-containing protein codes for MKLNVEAIQGKVVAKVGGSMDTVAAPSFQKELETWIAKGDKAFVVDVSELEYITSAGLRSILAVAKKIKADQGTISFCGLDGMVKEVFEMSFFTQMFPIHGTLDEALGS; via the coding sequence ATGAAACTCAATGTGGAAGCCATTCAAGGCAAAGTTGTCGCCAAGGTTGGCGGCAGCATGGACACCGTCGCAGCCCCCTCCTTTCAGAAAGAACTTGAGACCTGGATTGCCAAAGGAGACAAGGCTTTCGTGGTGGACGTCTCCGAGCTTGAGTACATCACCAGCGCAGGCCTACGCAGCATCCTTGCCGTCGCAAAGAAAATCAAGGCCGACCAGGGAACCATTTCGTTCTGTGGCTTGGACGGCATGGTCAAAGAAGTCTTCGAAATGTCCTTCTTCACCCAGATGTTCCCCATCCACGGGACTCTGGACGAGGCTCTGGGGAGCTAG
- a CDS encoding SpoIIE family protein phosphatase codes for MRFTLYKKLAVLVGGTLLFVAAAVLFFAGRDVERTVFDSELKGAENIMRLVDLNLEGRFKSYLMWKVSMVSSRKQQLEQESTILLSGLDRILGAKQSKKSVKSALLWLTGVSRNPDRLVFVYDKKGKMLGVNIADFAKADLLQMKDFKGRAVMTAMRDESMRYGNSFTTFRWGQATRTRSGRYLGMFSYYPRLGWIVGVCESLDSMTTEVRQRQEEILQGLRETIPDVRVARSGPVFLFSGDGELLVEPSRPLMDLMGKEASNEKDFLIELAKKASWASDEGNEGSQIIDSGPDAPSQIFVSHFRPMDWFVAAVAPKAELRAPAALLVERLSVVLACALVLGLALALIMARRIVRPIKALTAHVKDVPERDWTTENAGEIEVLGKMAERRSDEVGALAEAFVYMDSELRRNIRELIKTEAEKHRIESELGVARDIQMGLLPKIFPAFPERDELDLYAVLEPAREVGGDLYDFFFVDDGTVCVVVGDVSDKGVPAALFMTIAKTLIKNEALLGRPPEEILRRVNDDLGRDNPSAMFVTTFVGLLDVASGDLAFASGGHNPPLIIPTSGEITYLREVSGPMVGAMAGMSFVGLSAKLNVGDMLLVYTDGVTEAMNESKEMLTEDGLFEVVTRLRDEDAKGMVDGIVQAVHAHADGAPQSDDITVLGVRLSEYSSKDTRGDS; via the coding sequence GTGCGCTTTACGTTATACAAAAAATTGGCCGTGCTTGTCGGTGGTACGCTTCTGTTTGTCGCTGCCGCTGTACTCTTTTTTGCCGGTCGCGATGTGGAGCGGACGGTCTTCGATTCCGAGCTCAAAGGTGCAGAAAACATTATGCGCCTGGTGGATTTGAATCTTGAAGGTCGTTTTAAGAGCTACCTCATGTGGAAGGTCTCCATGGTTTCTTCCCGCAAGCAGCAGCTTGAACAAGAGAGCACGATTCTGCTTTCCGGGTTGGACCGTATCCTTGGTGCCAAGCAGTCCAAGAAATCCGTAAAATCAGCTCTTCTCTGGCTGACGGGAGTCAGTCGCAATCCTGATCGCCTGGTTTTTGTCTATGACAAGAAAGGGAAGATGCTTGGCGTTAATATTGCCGATTTTGCCAAGGCTGACTTGCTGCAGATGAAAGATTTCAAGGGCCGTGCCGTGATGACCGCCATGCGTGACGAATCCATGCGTTACGGTAATTCATTTACCACCTTCAGGTGGGGACAGGCGACCAGAACCCGCTCGGGGCGTTATCTTGGAATGTTTTCATATTACCCCCGGCTTGGTTGGATTGTTGGGGTTTGCGAAAGTCTGGACAGTATGACCACAGAGGTCCGGCAGCGACAGGAAGAAATTCTGCAAGGCCTGCGCGAGACGATCCCGGATGTGCGTGTGGCACGGTCTGGACCGGTCTTTCTGTTCAGCGGCGACGGAGAACTCCTGGTGGAACCGTCGCGTCCGCTCATGGACCTTATGGGCAAGGAAGCGAGTAACGAGAAAGACTTTCTGATCGAATTGGCCAAGAAGGCTTCCTGGGCTTCCGACGAAGGGAACGAAGGATCGCAGATCATCGACTCTGGCCCGGATGCCCCCTCACAAATCTTTGTTTCACATTTTCGTCCTATGGACTGGTTCGTCGCTGCAGTCGCTCCCAAAGCTGAGCTTCGTGCCCCGGCCGCCCTGCTGGTGGAACGGCTTTCAGTGGTCCTGGCCTGTGCCTTGGTGCTGGGTCTTGCTCTGGCCCTGATCATGGCACGGCGGATAGTGCGCCCCATCAAGGCGTTGACTGCTCATGTCAAAGATGTCCCAGAGCGGGATTGGACCACGGAAAATGCGGGTGAGATCGAGGTGCTGGGGAAAATGGCCGAGAGGCGGAGCGACGAGGTGGGAGCCTTGGCCGAGGCCTTCGTCTATATGGATTCCGAACTTCGGCGCAACATTCGTGAACTGATCAAGACCGAGGCAGAAAAGCATCGCATTGAGAGCGAGTTGGGCGTGGCGCGCGATATTCAGATGGGGCTGCTGCCCAAGATTTTCCCCGCCTTCCCGGAGCGTGATGAGTTGGATCTCTATGCTGTGCTTGAACCGGCTCGCGAAGTTGGTGGCGATCTGTATGATTTCTTCTTTGTCGATGATGGCACGGTATGCGTTGTCGTGGGCGATGTGTCCGACAAGGGAGTGCCTGCAGCCTTGTTCATGACCATTGCCAAGACGTTGATCAAGAACGAAGCCCTGCTTGGTCGACCACCGGAGGAGATCCTGCGGCGAGTCAACGATGACTTGGGCAGGGATAACCCCAGTGCCATGTTCGTGACCACATTCGTTGGCCTGCTGGACGTTGCCAGTGGCGATTTGGCCTTTGCCAGCGGAGGTCACAATCCTCCACTTATCATTCCCACTTCAGGGGAGATTACCTATCTGCGTGAGGTCAGTGGCCCCATGGTGGGTGCCATGGCGGGCATGTCCTTTGTCGGATTGTCCGCGAAGTTGAATGTGGGTGACATGCTGTTGGTCTACACCGATGGAGTTACCGAAGCCATGAACGAATCAAAGGAAATGCTCACCGAGGATGGACTGTTCGAGGTTGTCACCAGGCTGCGTGATGAGGATGCCAAGGGCATGGTCGACGGCATTGTCCAGGCTGTTCATGCGCATGCCGATGGTGCGCCCCAATCTGATGACATCACCGTCCTTGGTGTACGGTTGTCCGAATATTCCAGCAAAGATACCCGAGGGGATTCCTGA
- a CDS encoding ATP-binding protein, with product MDSLRLPATLSSLPGFRDHVCSAVLGLAPDVDTGMLEMALEELLVNVVNYAYPEGSGDIEVETEARGGALRIAIIDAGLAYDPTETTPPDLEAGIEDRPIGGLGVFLAKKVFASMIYRRDEDKNILELSYAPPPSAPG from the coding sequence ATGGATTCACTCCGGCTGCCGGCAACCCTTTCCAGCCTCCCCGGTTTTCGAGATCATGTGTGCAGCGCTGTCCTTGGACTGGCGCCGGACGTTGACACGGGGATGCTGGAAATGGCGTTAGAGGAACTGCTCGTCAACGTAGTGAACTACGCATATCCCGAAGGATCGGGCGATATTGAAGTGGAAACAGAAGCCCGGGGTGGAGCGCTACGCATCGCGATTATCGATGCAGGCCTTGCGTACGACCCCACAGAAACCACCCCGCCCGATCTTGAAGCCGGAATCGAGGATCGCCCCATTGGGGGCCTTGGAGTTTTCTTGGCAAAAAAAGTCTTCGCATCCATGATCTACAGACGTGACGAGGACAAAAACATTCTGGAGCTAAGCTACGCCCCGCCTCCATCCGCCCCCGGGTAG
- a CDS encoding DUF4198 domain-containing protein, protein MFRNLVKPIFTAVLCLTLATPALAHFGMTIPSQPAATMTQKKAEIDFSFSHPFAGVGMELVKPKQCGVAYNGTTTDLLPQLNKKKIMDHTGWNVNYTFKRPGVYTFFMEPEPYWEPAEDCSIIHYTKVAVPAFGGDEGWDEPVGLKTEIIPMLRPFGNYAGNAFTGLVLLDGKPVPNAEVEVELYNQGRFTMPGEYHETQLVKADANGIFSFTCPQSGWWGFAALNEADFTLPNPEGKQKSVEIGAVFWTYMHSWQ, encoded by the coding sequence ATGTTTCGTAATTTAGTGAAACCTATTTTCACCGCCGTCCTGTGCCTGACCCTCGCCACTCCTGCCCTGGCTCATTTTGGCATGACCATCCCGTCGCAGCCCGCGGCCACAATGACCCAGAAAAAAGCCGAAATCGATTTCTCTTTTTCGCACCCCTTTGCTGGCGTTGGAATGGAACTGGTCAAGCCCAAACAATGCGGCGTTGCCTACAACGGAACAACAACTGACCTCCTGCCTCAACTGAATAAGAAAAAGATCATGGACCACACCGGCTGGAACGTAAATTACACGTTCAAGCGCCCGGGAGTATACACTTTCTTCATGGAACCTGAACCCTACTGGGAACCCGCAGAAGATTGTTCCATCATTCATTATACCAAGGTTGCCGTACCTGCTTTTGGTGGCGACGAGGGCTGGGACGAGCCCGTTGGTTTGAAGACAGAAATAATCCCCATGCTGCGCCCGTTCGGCAACTATGCAGGCAATGCATTTACGGGTCTTGTGCTGCTGGACGGCAAGCCCGTACCGAATGCAGAGGTCGAAGTGGAGCTTTACAATCAGGGTCGCTTCACCATGCCCGGCGAATATCATGAGACCCAGCTCGTCAAGGCCGATGCCAACGGCATCTTCTCCTTTACCTGCCCACAGTCCGGCTGGTGGGGATTTGCAGCCTTGAATGAAGCCGATTTCACACTGCCCAACCCCGAGGGGAAAC